A window of the Trichoderma asperellum chromosome 6, complete sequence genome harbors these coding sequences:
- a CDS encoding uncharacterized protein (EggNog:ENOG41) has protein sequence MDLTTLVMRNSNMGQPRAVAGTDASVRRPGRPRMKDSLPADPNDNSSRSRMRLAQRSYRNRKANELTAAKAKANALENALNRTLDEFIKLHQMLLGKQDYLPAEFLLQLHETATNIISVAKNALADAMPEPEHSASDHLATMDSDDYEDDAVCIPTHVNSDNSCFPTKRASISQRILHACLNLAADRLKLPRVPFLRILPALLLPLQFESEDNILRRAMQYLSIGGTEAQLEQERSSAKAGYLPKMMRLIEGQTHTLVPRKPQPHMQRLQFGCTRTVISTAVPDLQGEWLEPLDVEEYLEQRGIFIREEAPDDDLLTLAIPAGSKLSATVVNINETDGIQNEASYNNDALDSSNTGELGISHDYNIFDHQRDATAAFASSL, from the exons ATGGATCTAACTACACTAGTCATGCGCAACAGTAACATGGGGCAACCTAGAGCAGTGGCTGGTACCGATGCCTCAGTACGACGACCCGGGCGTCCTCGCATGAAGGACAGTTTGCCTGCAGATCCAAATGACAACTCG tCACGGTCCCGCATGCGGCTCGCCCAGAGATCGTATCGTAACCGCAAAGCGAATGAGCTCACAGCCgcaaaggccaaggccaatgcCCTGGAGAACGCCCTTAATAGAACGCTAGACGAATTTATCAAGCTTCACCAAATGTTGTTGGGCAAGCAGGATTACTTGCCAGCAGAGTTCCTACTACAGCTCCATGAGACAGCCACGAATATCATTTCTGTTGCGAAGAATGCTCTGGCCGATGCAATGCCAGAACCAGAACATTCAGCGAGCGATCACCTTGCGACAATGGATAGCGACGATTACGAAGATGATGCCGTCTGCATTCCTACGCATGTAAACTCTGACAACTCTTGTTTCCCTACAAAGCGTGCATCAATCTCTCAGCGTATCTTACACGCGTGCCTCAATCTCGCTGCAGATAGGCTCAAGCTTCCGAGAGTGCCCTTCCTGCGTATCCtcccagctcttcttctgcctctccaGTTCGAAAGCGAGGACAATATCCTCAGGCGAGCCATGCAATACCTCTCTATTGGCGGCACTGAAGCACAGCTAGAGCAGGAGCGTTCCTCTGCTAAGGCAGGGTATCTGCCTAAAATGATGCGGCTTATTGAAGGACAGACGCATACTCTAGTGCCACGAAAGCCACAACCCCATATGCAGCGCCTACAGTTTGGATGCACACGAACGGTAATCTCTACAGCAGTGCCCGATCTCCAGGGAGAATGGCTCGAACCTTTGGACGTAGAAGAGTATCTCGAGCAGCGAGGAATTTTCATCCGAGAAGAGGCGCCGGACGATGACTTGCTGACTCTAGCTATCCCTGCCGGTAGCAAACTATCTGCAACAGTCGTTAATATAAATGAGACAGATGGCATACAAAATGAGGCTTCTTATAACAATGATGCATTGGACAGCTCAAATACCGGTGAGCTCGGTATTAGCCACGACTACAATATCTTCGATCACCAGCGTgatgcaacagcagcatttgCATCCTCTCTCTAG
- a CDS encoding uncharacterized protein (EggNog:ENOG41), with protein sequence MCTFFWCYVLCPCPYEKDCALAINRIVYWAGLWRHRTGKRAPVPNSGTACERRKEMYGQDAEPSWGCSFRRLIDWMAELTFVIDSTPCAECSYKCKARFDKRMEEERQRREEGRREETISYGSASR encoded by the coding sequence ATGTGCACCTTTTTCTGGTGCTATGTGCTCTGCCCATGCCCGTACGAGAAGGACTGCGCCTTAGCCATTAATCGGATAGTGTACTGGGCTGGTCTGTGGCGCCATAGGACGGGGAAGCGGGCCCCTGTTCCCAACTCTGGCACGGCTTGCGAGAGGCGTAAGGAGATGTACGGCCAAGATGCCGAGCCGTCGTGGGGGTGCTCGTTTCGGCGACTCATAGACTGGATGGCGGAGTTGACCTTTGTTATCGATTCGACGCCGTGCGCTGAGTGCAGCTACAAGTGTAAGGCTCGCTTTGATAAGAGAATGGAGGAGGAAagacagagaagagaggaagggaggagagaggagacgaTTTCATATGGCAGTGCAAGCAGATGA
- a CDS encoding uncharacterized protein (CAZy:GH95), with protein MKAIVAALAIGQTGAAAKKFWSSKPADPGNVLMTGYTIGNGRQGGLPLGIPGDDLLCLNDDSVWRGGPFSNSSYTGGNPSSSLAHFLPGIQEFIFQNGTGDESALYGGSSDYGSYEALANLTVSIAGVTKYSNYRRTLDLETALHSSEFTANGATFQTVQFCTFPDQVCVYHVNSNRPLPDITFGLVDNYRTNPPSTIKCSSSGIWLSGRTEADDGEGLIGMKIDAQAAALSSIGLKATCNSKGQTVLSTKSVKSATIVVASGTEYDAKKGNAANKYSFRGADPHPGVVKTINAVSKKSYNTILQRHVADHGEWFNKFTLDLPDPNNSAEVDSMELLTNYSTDKGDPFVEGLLIDYGKYMFIASSRPGSLPPNLQGSWAPDGNPAWSSDYHIDVNVQMNHWLVEKMGLGGLTDPLWDFMTYTWVPRGTETARLWYNASGWVAFTNTNIFGHTAQENDATWSDVAHDIAWMMAHVWDRYDYGRDKSWYGSVGYPLMKGVASFWMDLLVQDDYFKDGTLVANPCNSPEHGPTTFGCAQFQQVIWELFDHIIKDWDASGDKDESFLKRLKESYSKLDPGVRVGNWGQIQEWKLDIDVKNDTHRHLSHLYGFYPGYVISGVHGSNKTVMDAVATSLYSRGNGTDDSNTGWEKVWRGACWGQLGVTDEAYKELKYTIDMNFAANGLSVYTSGSWPYEVALPFQIDANFGLSANALAMLYTDLPKKWGDSSIQKVILGPAIPAAWAGGSVKGGSLRGGGTVDFGWDDAGVVNKAVLHGRSLPIVVVNKNGKVLARH; from the exons ATGAAGGCTATTGTAGCAGCGCTGGCCATCGGCCAGActggtgcagcagcaaaaaagtTCTGGAGTTCAAAGCCAGCCGACCCAGGAAATGTGCTGATGACAGGGTATACTATTGGTAATGGAAGACAAGGAG GCTTACCCCTAGGAATACCTGGCGATGATTTATTGTGTCTCAATGATGATAGCGTATGGCGCGGTGGCCCATTTTCAAATTCG AGCTATACAGGAGGAAACCCTTCCTCGTCGCTGGCTCATTTCTTGCCCGGAATCCAGGAGTTCATCTTTCAGAATGGAACAGGAG ATGAATCCGCATTGTACGGTGGTTCGTCTGATTACGGCTCTTACGAAGCTCTCGCCAATCTTACAGTCTCGATTGCCGGAGTGACCAAGTACTCCAACTACAGGCGAACGCTGGATCTGGAGACGGCGTTGCATTCTTCAGAATTTACCGCAAATGGAGCCACATTTCAAAC TGTTCAGTTCTGCACCTTTCCCGACCAAGTCTGTGTCTATCATGTCAACTCCAATAGGCCACTACCCGACATCACATTTGGCCTAGTTGACAATTATCGCACAAATCCGCCTTCAACTATTAAATGCTCTTCGAGCGGAATTTGGCTGAGCGGACGAACCGAAGCTGACGACGGCGAGGGACTGATTGGGATGAAAATCGATGCCCAGGCCGCTGCGCTCTCTTCCATTGGGCTAAAGGCAACATGCAATAGCAAAGGCCAGACGGTGCTTAGCACAAAGTCGGTCAAATCTGCCACCATTGTTGTGGCTTCAGGCACGGAATACGACGCAAAGAAGGGCAATGCTGCGAATAAGTATTCCTTCCGCGGAGCAGACCCGCATCCCGGTGTTGTGAAGACAATCAACGCAGTGTCTAAGAAGAGCTACAACACAATCCTTCAGAGACATGTCGCAGACCATGGCGAGTGGTTCAACAAGTTTACTTTAGATTTGCCGGATCCCAACAACTCTGCGGAAGTCGACTCAATGGAACTACTCACGAACTACTCAACGGATAAAGGTGACCCTTTTGTCGAAGGTCTTCTGATCGATTACGGAAAGTATATGTTTATTGCCTCATCCCGACCTGGATCACTGCCTCCGAATTTACAGGGCTCGTGGGCTCCTGATGGCAACCCGGCGTGGAGCTCGGACTACCATATCGATGTTAATGTGCAAAT GAACCACTGGCTTGTCGAAAAGATGGGCCTAGGGGGTCTTACCGATCCTTTGTGGGATTTCATGACCTACACCTGGGTCCCTCGTGGGACAGAGACAGCCAGGCTGTGGTATAATGCCAGCGGCTGGGTGGCCTTTACGAATACCAATATTTTTGGCCATACAGC GCAAGAAAACGATGCAACCTGGTCGGATGTTGCACACGATATCGCTTGGATGA TGGCACACGTATGGGATCGCTATGACTATGGCCGCGATAAGAGCTGGTATGGCTCTGTTGGTTACCCTCTGATGAAAGGCGTAGCCAGCTTCTGGATGGATTTGCTTGTGCAGGACGACTACTTCAAGGATGGCACCTTGGTTGCGAATCCTTGTAATTCCCCAGAGCACGGCCCTACG ACCTTTGGATGTGCGCAGTTCCAACAGGTGATCTGGGAACTGTTTGACCACATCATCAAAGATTGGGATGCGTCCGGCGACAAGGATGAGAGCTTCTTGAAACGGCTTAAAGAGTCGTACAGCAAACTTGATCCAGGCGTCCGAGTTGGAAACTGGGGGCAAATTCAAG AGTGGAAACTGGACATCGATGTCAAGAACGACACACATCGCCATCTCTCTCACCTATACGGCTTTTACCCTGGCTATGTCATTTCCGGCGTCCACGGTAGCAACAAGACGGTTATGGACGCAGTCGCTACCAGCCTGTACTCTCGTGGAAACGGCACAGACGACTCCAACACCGGCTGGGAAAAGGTGTGGAGAGGCGCGTGCTGGGGCCAGCTGGGCGTCACTGACGAAGCGTACAAAGAGCTCAAGTACACCATCGACATGAACTTTGCGGCGAACGGCCTTTCGGTGTATACAAGTGGCAGCTGGCCGTATGAAGTCGCTCTGCCGTTCCAGATTGATGCCAACTTTGGCCTTTCGGCAAATGCCCTGGCAATGCTGTACACGGATCTGCCGAAGAAATGGGGAGACAGTAGCATCCAGAAGGTGATTCTAGGCCCTGCTATTCCGGCAGCGTGGGCCGGTGGAAGCGTCAAGGGAGGAAGCCTGAGAGGAGGCGGCACGGTGGACTTTGGCTGGGACGATGCTGGAGTGGTGAACAAAGCCGTGCTGCATGGGAGGAGTCTGCCGATTGTTGTGGTGAATAAGAATGGCAAAGTGCTGGCAAGGCATTGA
- a CDS encoding uncharacterized protein (EggNog:ENOG41) translates to MPATLTRKLGNYGPEIPAIGFGLMGIGIDCYGATGDDEERFAVLDHAWEQGCTHWDTSDAYGDSEDLIGKWFKLHPERRADIFLATKFGISAEVQPDGTYKGSIDSSPEYAKAACEKSLKRLGVDYIDLYYAHRVDGKTPIEKTVQALVELKNEGKIKHLGFSEISGESLRRACAVHPIAAVQIEYNPWALETEGPVSKHLLKACRELGVVTIAYSPLGRGMLTGQYTSTAELEEKDFRKNVEHFKGDNMQKNLQLVNKFRQVAEKKGCSLSQLALAWLLAQGDDIFPIPGTKKIKYLDDNWGAQKVRLTAGEAGEIRQLVDQLGVAGSRDIAFNQYADTPAL, encoded by the exons ATGCCTGCTACCCTTACTCGCAAGCTAGGCAATTATGGCCCTGAAATACCCGCCATTGGCTTTGGCCTTATGGGTATCGGAATTGATTGCTATGGTGCAACTGG agacgacgaagagagaTTCGCTGTGCTTGACCATGCGTGGGAGCAGGGCTGCACTCACTGGGACACTTCAGACGCATATGGAGACTCTGAGGATCTCATTGGCAAGTGGTTCAAACTGCACCCTGAGCGCCGTGCCGACATCTTTCTGGCCACCAAATTTGGCATCTCAGCAGAAGTACAGCCTGACGGTACCTACAAGGGGTCAATCGACAGCTCCCCCGAGTATGCCAAAGCGGCTTGTGAAAAGAGCTTGAAGCGTCTCGGAGTCGACTATATCGATCTTTACTATGCGCACCGCGTTGATGGAAAGACGCCAATTGAGAAGACCGTCCAGGCTTTGGTAGAGTTGAAGAA CGAGGGCAAGATCAAGCACCTTGGCTTTTCCGAAATCTCTGGAGAAAGCTTGCGCCGGGCATGTGCCGTGCACCCCATTGCAGCTGTTCAGATCGAGTACAACCCGTGGGCATTGGAAACCGAGGGGCCTGTGTCAAAGCATCTCCTTAAAGCTTGCCGAGAGCTCGGCGTCGTCACCATCGCATATTCGCCCCTCGGCCGTGGAATGTTGACGGGACAGTATACTTCGACCGCCGAGCTTGAGGAGAAGGATTTCCGGAAGAACGTCGAGCACTTCAAGGGAGACAACATGCAGAAGAACCTGCAGCTGGTCAACAAGTTCAGGCAGGTtgccgagaagaagggctgCAGTCTCTCCCAGCTAGCCCTCGCCTGGCTCCTCGCGCAAGGCGACGACATCTTCCCCATCCCCGGCACAAAGAAGATTAAGTATCTCGACGACAACTGGGGCGCCCAGAAGGTGCGGTTGACGGCCGGGGAGGCTGGCGAGATCCGACAGCTGGTGGACCAACTTGGTGTTGCCGGGAGCCGCGATATTGCGTTTAACCAGTATGCTGACACGCCCGCTCTCTGA